The genomic region GCCCTGCTTGAGGGTGAGCGCGAGGTTCAGCCGGTTGCGCTCACCGCCCGAGAGGACGCCCGCCGGCTTCTGCTGGTCCGGGCCCTTGAAGCCGAACGCGCTGACGTACGCCCGGGACGGCATCTCGACCTGGCCGACGTTGATGTAGTCCAGGCCGTCGGAGACGACCTCCCACAGCGTCTTCTTCGGGTCGATGCCGCTGCGGGACTGCTCGACGTAGCTGATCTTGACGGTCTCGCCGACCTTGATCGTGCCGCTGTCGGGCTGCTCGTCGCCGATGAGCATCTTGAACAGCGTGGTCTTTCCGACGCCGTTGGGGCCGACGATGCCGACGATGCCGTTCGGCGGAAGGGTGAAGGAGAGATCGCGGATCAGGGTGCGGTCGCCGAAGCTCTTCGTGAGCTTGGAGACCTCGATCACGACCGAGCCGAGGCGCGGCCCCGGCGGGATCTGGATCTCCTCGAAGTCGAGCTTGCGCATGCGGTCCGCCTCGGCCGCCATCTCCTCGTAGCGCGCGAGGCGGGCCTTCTGCTTGGCCTGGCGGCCCTTGGCGTTGGAGCGCACCCAGTCGAGCTCCTCCTTGAGCCGCTTGGCGCGCTTGGCGTCCTTCTGCCCCTCGATCTTGAGCCGGGTCGCCTTGGTCTCGAGGTAGGTCGAGTAGTTGCCCTCGTAGGGGTAGGCCCGCCCGCGGTCGAGCTCGAGGATCCACTGGGCGACGTTGTCGAGGAAGTACCGGTCGTGGGTGACCGCGACGACGGTGCCGGCGTACTTGGCCAGGTGCTGCTCGAGCCAGAGCACGCTCTCGGCGTCGAGGTGGTTGGTCGGCTCGTCGAGCAGCAGCAGGTCCGGCGCCTCGAGCAGCAGCTTGCAGAGCGCGACGCGGCGCCGCTCACCACCGGACAGGACCGTCACGTCCGCGTCCGGCGGCGGGCAGCGCAGCGCGTCCATGGCCTGCTCGAGCTGCGCGTCGAGGTCCCACGCGTTGCGGTGGTCGAGCTGCTCCTGGAGCTTGCCCATCTCCTCGAGCAGCTCGTCGCTGTAGTCGGTCGCCATGAGCTCGGCGATCTCGTTGAACCGGTCGAGCATCGCCTTGGTCTCGGCGACACCCTCCTGCACGTTGCCGAGGACGTCCTTCTCCTCGTTGAGCGGGGGCTCTTGGAGCAGGATCCCGACGGAGTAGCCGGGCGAGAGGAAGGCGTCGCCGTTCGACGGCTGGTCGAGGCCCGCCATGATCTTGAGGACGCTCGACTTGCCGGCGCCGTTCGGGCCGACGACGCCGATCTTCGCGCCGGGCAGGAACGAGAGCGTCACGTCGTCGAGGATGACCTTGTCGCCGTGCGCCTTGCGCGCCTTGCGCATCGTGTAGATGAACTCCGCCATACCCCCCAGCCTACGGGGAAGGGTGGGTCCCGCCCGCCACCCGAGCGCCGGGGCCCCGGGCGGCGGGCGCGTGCTCGCCCTACGCCGCGCCGGCCGCGGCCAGCTCGCGCTGCACGCCCTCCCCCGCCGAGGCCTCGCCCCCGGCCGACGCAGCGGCAGCAGGCACAGCGCCGGCCTCGTCGCGGGCCGCGCGCGCGGTGCGGGCGAACGTGCTGGTCCCGCGGACCAGGTCGTGGCCGAGCGACGTCGCGTCGATCTCCACCGCCGTCCCGCTGCGCTCGCCGCTGGACCACTGCCGCACGCGCAGCGTCCCGGTCACCACGACCGGGTCGCCCTTGGCCAGGCAGGCCGCGGCGTTCAGCGCGAGGGCGCGGAAGCACCGGACCGTGTAGTAGCTGGTCTCGCCGTCGACCCAGGTGCCGTCCGGTGCCTGCCGGCGCTCGTTGGCCGCCAGCCGGAAGTCGGCCGCCGGCGTCCCCTTGTCCGTCGTGCCGGCCCGGGGGTCGGTTGCGACGTTGCCGCGCAACGTCACCGTCGTGTCGTTCATCGCTGTCTCCTCCTCGTCGCGCCAGGTCACGCGGAACCGTGGTGGCGTGGCTCCGACGATGGCGGCCGGGAGCGGGCGGCGGGGACGGCCGGAGCGGATCTGGGGACGGCCGACGGCCTGTGGACGGTCAGCCGGCGGGCGGTGCGGCAGCGGCGGCGCGGCGGGTCACCACGACGTACCAGGCCCCGGCGACGACGAGCAGGACGGGGAACACCGTGCCGACCAGCAGGCCGACGCGCAGCCCGGAGGCGTCGGGCACGGGAAGCGCGTCCCGCAGCGCTGCCAACGTCCCGCTCCCGCCGGCGGCCGCG from Motilibacter aurantiacus harbors:
- the ettA gene encoding energy-dependent translational throttle protein EttA, which codes for MAEFIYTMRKARKAHGDKVILDDVTLSFLPGAKIGVVGPNGAGKSSVLKIMAGLDQPSNGDAFLSPGYSVGILLQEPPLNEEKDVLGNVQEGVAETKAMLDRFNEIAELMATDYSDELLEEMGKLQEQLDHRNAWDLDAQLEQAMDALRCPPPDADVTVLSGGERRRVALCKLLLEAPDLLLLDEPTNHLDAESVLWLEQHLAKYAGTVVAVTHDRYFLDNVAQWILELDRGRAYPYEGNYSTYLETKATRLKIEGQKDAKRAKRLKEELDWVRSNAKGRQAKQKARLARYEEMAAEADRMRKLDFEEIQIPPGPRLGSVVIEVSKLTKSFGDRTLIRDLSFTLPPNGIVGIVGPNGVGKTTLFKMLIGDEQPDSGTIKVGETVKISYVEQSRSGIDPKKTLWEVVSDGLDYINVGQVEMPSRAYVSAFGFKGPDQQKPAGVLSGGERNRLNLALTLKQGGNLLLLDEPTNDLDVETLGSLENALLEFPGCAVVVSHDRWFLDRVATHILAYEGTEEDPASWFWFEGNFESYEKNKVDRLGADAARPHRVTYRKLTRD
- a CDS encoding single-stranded DNA-binding protein, whose amino-acid sequence is MNDTTVTLRGNVATDPRAGTTDKGTPAADFRLAANERRQAPDGTWVDGETSYYTVRCFRALALNAAACLAKGDPVVVTGTLRVRQWSSGERSGTAVEIDATSLGHDLVRGTSTFARTARAARDEAGAVPAAAASAGGEASAGEGVQRELAAAGAA